In Sphingomonas sp. KC8, the sequence AGGAAGGCCTTGCCGAACCCGGCGAGGAAGGCGTTGCCGCCGTCACCGAACGCCATGGTGTAACCCCAGCCGACCCAGACGAGCATGGCGAGCGCTGCGGCGGCGCCGACCTGCGTCATCACCGACAGCATGTTCTTGGTGCGGGCCAGGCCGCCATAGAATAGCGCCAGCCCGGGAAGGATCATCAGAAGGACGAGGATGGTGGATGTCATCATCCAGGCCGTGTCGCCCTTTTCGGGCGTCGGCACGGCGGCGGCCGCTTCGGCGGCTTCCTGTGCCCAGGCGGGCAGTGCGGCGAGCAGGAGCGTCCCGACGACCCCCGCACCTGCCGCTATCTTGGTTGAAAGCTTCATGTTTCCCCCTTTTCGATCAGAGTGCGCTGTCGTCGGTTTCGCCGGTGCGGATGCGCACGGCCTGACCGACGTCGAGGACGAAGATCTTGCCGTCGCCGATCGCGCCGGTATTCGCGGCCTGCTGGATCGCTTCGACGACACGGTCCGCCAGGTCGTCCCCTGCGACCACCTCGACCTTGATCTTCGGCACCATGTTCGTGCTGTATTCGGCGCCCCGATAGATCTCGGTCTGCCCCTTTTGCCGCCCGAAGCCTTTGACTTCGGTAACGGTCATGCCCTGCACGCCCAGCCCGGAGAGCGCTTCACGCACCTCGTCGAGCTTGAACGGCTTGATGATGGCTATGACGAGTTTCATTCCGCCTCCCTCGCATTCTGCGGAGGAAAGCAACGCAAGCACCGTGCCAACTGGCGGCAAAGGCGGGGTGGGGCGTTGTACTTGCTGCGCTGCACATAAAATGGCGCGGGAAGGCGCTTAGCGATTAGGCAGGTATGGACGACTGCCTAATATTTGAGCAGATGGGGAGGGGGAGGCTCAGCTTTTGCCGGGCGGGTTCATCGCGCCTTCGATCAAGGTTTTGGCGCGTTCGCCGGCCCAGTCCATCGATCCGCGTACGCGCCATTGTTCCTTGCCGGCAGCATCATAGAAGATCGTTGTCGGCAGGGTGTCGCTACCCAGCGCTTCCATCAGCACATTCTGCTTGTCGAGATAGGGTTCAAGCGCCTTGAACTTCGCCTTGGCGAAATAGGGATCGACTTCACGCCGGCCGCCCATGTCCATGCTGATGACGATCAGCTGGATGCGATCCTTTTCGCGCACGGCCAGTTCATCCAAGGTCGGCATCTCCTTGATGCACGGCGCGCACCATGTGGCCCACAGATTGACGATCAGCGGCTTGCCACGGAAGGATGCAAGCGTTGCCGGGCCACCATTGGGGCCTTCGAACGGGATGGCGGGCGCGTCCTTGCCGGCGTGCGAAATATCGACCTGGCCGATCGGTTCCTTTACGTCGGCTTGCGGCGACTGGCTCTTCTCCGTATCGCAGGCGCCAAGTGTAAAAGCGAGGATCAGGACCATTAGCAACCGCACGGACAGCTCCAATTCGATGTGGGGTGGGCGCTTCGCCGAAGGCCCCGCGGCAATCATGCGCGAGATCAACGCCTCGATACCCTTCGATAAGCGACTTTGGCAGCAGGACATAGCCGGATCGAAGGCGCACGTCTCCATGCTTGCCGCCAACGGTATCGTCACCGCCGAGG encodes:
- a CDS encoding P-II family nitrogen regulator; translation: MKLVIAIIKPFKLDEVREALSGLGVQGMTVTEVKGFGRQKGQTEIYRGAEYSTNMVPKIKVEVVAGDDLADRVVEAIQQAANTGAIGDGKIFVLDVGQAVRIRTGETDDSAL
- a CDS encoding TlpA family protein disulfide reductase, with the protein product MRLLMVLILAFTLGACDTEKSQSPQADVKEPIGQVDISHAGKDAPAIPFEGPNGGPATLASFRGKPLIVNLWATWCAPCIKEMPTLDELAVREKDRIQLIVISMDMGGRREVDPYFAKAKFKALEPYLDKQNVLMEALGSDTLPTTIFYDAAGKEQWRVRGSMDWAGERAKTLIEGAMNPPGKS